From Afipia carboxidovorans OM5, one genomic window encodes:
- a CDS encoding peptidoglycan DD-metalloendopeptidase family protein: MSRLLELLGTRRVPSLAVMALVSVSFGGCSADYDSRFSDNSFQNPFASQRSDATGSVRQNNHYAQRELPQYSRPASHAPVVSAPLSYPAAQGNSGGGHGMASYTPPASNPIQHTGSVNAPRSVAATRPEGGTKIIVGTSDTMEILARRYNVSVADIVRANGYRGPRALSPGQSLIIPKRAAQAQAPAPATRGATMPSSVHVAAPGDTLMNISRRNHISVSELARANNLPVTAQLKVGDRITVPSSSKTLAAAQPAPAPAAPAQPVAAAAPPKPQPVAAKPVVTASAEPAQKVRMATETKEIERTHSPVKAAEATNALPTFRWPVRGRVITSYGAKTNGKQNDGINVAVPEGTPVKAAEDGVVAYSGNELKGYGNLILVRHANGYVTAYAHASELMVKRGDSIKRGQIIAKSGQTGEVGSPQLHFEIRKGSSPVDPLQFLNGA, translated from the coding sequence ATGTCCCGTCTTCTCGAATTGTTGGGCACGCGCCGCGTTCCGTCGCTGGCGGTGATGGCCTTGGTCTCCGTCAGCTTTGGCGGATGCAGCGCGGATTACGACTCGCGCTTCTCGGACAACTCCTTCCAGAACCCGTTTGCCTCGCAGCGTTCTGACGCAACCGGCTCGGTACGCCAGAACAATCACTACGCGCAGCGCGAGCTTCCGCAGTATTCACGCCCGGCCAGCCATGCGCCGGTCGTCTCCGCGCCGCTGTCGTACCCGGCAGCGCAGGGGAATTCGGGCGGCGGACACGGCATGGCGTCCTACACGCCGCCGGCCTCGAACCCGATCCAGCACACCGGCAGCGTCAACGCGCCTCGCTCGGTTGCGGCGACCCGTCCGGAAGGCGGCACCAAGATCATTGTCGGCACCAGCGACACGATGGAAATACTCGCCCGCCGCTATAACGTCTCGGTCGCGGACATCGTACGCGCCAACGGCTATCGCGGCCCGCGCGCGCTGTCGCCCGGGCAGTCGCTCATCATTCCGAAGCGTGCCGCACAGGCGCAGGCTCCTGCGCCGGCCACCCGTGGCGCCACGATGCCTTCGAGCGTTCATGTCGCCGCGCCCGGCGATACGCTGATGAACATCTCGCGCCGCAACCACATTTCGGTCAGCGAACTCGCGCGCGCCAACAACCTGCCGGTGACGGCACAGCTCAAGGTCGGCGATCGCATCACGGTGCCGTCGTCGTCCAAGACGCTGGCTGCGGCTCAGCCCGCGCCGGCTCCGGCCGCTCCCGCACAACCTGTTGCGGCTGCAGCACCTCCGAAGCCGCAGCCGGTTGCCGCAAAGCCTGTCGTGACCGCCTCGGCTGAGCCCGCGCAGAAGGTGCGCATGGCGACCGAGACCAAGGAAATCGAACGGACCCATTCGCCGGTGAAGGCGGCGGAAGCCACGAACGCGCTGCCGACGTTCCGCTGGCCGGTGCGTGGCCGTGTGATCACGTCCTACGGCGCCAAGACCAACGGCAAGCAGAATGACGGCATCAACGTTGCGGTGCCGGAAGGCACGCCTGTGAAAGCGGCGGAAGACGGCGTCGTGGCCTATTCGGGCAACGAGCTCAAAGGGTATGGCAATCTGATCCTGGTGCGGCACGCCAACGGTTATGTCACCGCGTATGCCCACGCGAGTGAACTGATGGTGAAGCGCGGAGATTCAATCAAGCGCGGCCAGATCATTGCCAAATCGGGTCAGACGGGAGAGGTGGGGTCGCCGCAGCTTCACTTTGAAATCCGCAAAGGGTCTTCACCCGTCGACCCGCTTCAGTTCCTCAACGGCGCCTGA
- a CDS encoding ATP-binding protein, which produces MAKTTRKAPARRTRSARNPAPARTGVRSKPAAARKRAPAAAKPEEIEERIARALEAIAAGLPKSTEPVSTPETLRTAEAFVWQPNGRLIPVPKVSRVELGLLKGVDRMRDILIENTERFAKGLPANNALLWGARGMGKSSLVKAAHATVNAMDGVRGTLKLIEIHREDIESLPMLMALLRQSEFHIIVFCDDLSFDGQDASYKSLKAVLEGGIEGRPENVILYATSNRRHLLARDMIENERSTAINPGEAVEEKVSLSDRFGLWLGFHRCSQDEYLEMVKGYCAHFGIDMPADDLEREALEWSTTRGSRSGRVAWQFVQEMAGRHGVRLGK; this is translated from the coding sequence ATGGCCAAAACCACTCGCAAGGCGCCCGCTCGCCGCACCCGCTCCGCCCGCAATCCCGCCCCTGCCCGAACCGGCGTTCGCAGCAAGCCTGCCGCGGCACGAAAGCGCGCTCCCGCCGCCGCCAAACCTGAGGAAATCGAGGAGCGGATCGCCCGTGCGCTGGAGGCGATCGCCGCGGGCCTGCCGAAATCGACCGAGCCTGTCTCGACGCCGGAGACGCTGCGCACGGCCGAGGCCTTCGTCTGGCAGCCGAACGGCCGCCTGATCCCGGTGCCGAAGGTGTCCCGGGTCGAACTCGGCCTTCTCAAGGGTGTCGACCGGATGCGTGACATCCTGATCGAGAACACCGAACGCTTCGCCAAGGGCCTGCCCGCCAACAACGCGCTGCTGTGGGGCGCGCGCGGCATGGGCAAGTCCTCGCTCGTCAAGGCAGCGCACGCAACCGTCAATGCCATGGACGGGGTGCGTGGCACGCTGAAACTGATCGAAATCCATCGCGAAGACATCGAGAGCCTGCCGATGCTGATGGCGCTGCTGCGCCAGTCCGAATTCCACATCATCGTGTTCTGCGACGATCTTTCCTTCGACGGGCAGGACGCCTCCTACAAATCGCTCAAGGCGGTGCTCGAAGGCGGCATCGAGGGGCGGCCCGAGAACGTCATCCTCTACGCGACGTCCAACCGCCGCCACCTGCTCGCCCGCGACATGATCGAGAACGAGCGCTCGACCGCGATCAATCCCGGCGAGGCGGTGGAGGAAAAGGTCTCATTGTCGGACCGCTTCGGCCTCTGGCTCGGCTTCCATCGGTGCAGCCAGGACGAATATCTGGAGATGGTGAAGGGCTACTGCGCCCATTTCGGCATCGACATGCCGGCGGACGACCTCGAGCGCGAGGCGCTCGAATGGTCCACCACCCGCGGCTCCCGCTCTGGCCGCGTCGCCTGGCAGTTCGTGCAGGAAATGGCGGGACGCCATGGCGTCCGGCTGGGGAAGTAA
- the surE gene encoding 5'/3'-nucleotidase SurE, which yields MRVLCTNDDGVNAPGLKVIEEIADQLSDDVWIVAPELDQSGVSHSLSLNDPLRLREIGPRLFAVRGTPTDCVIMGSRHVLGDKQPNLVLSGVNKGRNVAEDVVYSGTIAGALEGTILGLPSFALSQEFGGPQNRDKPMWDVARAFGADVIRKVMSVGVPTDTVININFPACAPEEVKGVVVTRQGKRNQGFLRIDGHYDGRGNPYYWIGFEKFPVPDIPGEGTDLAALEGNYVSVTPLRLDRTDMRFSEQLANLFNTP from the coding sequence ATGCGCGTTCTTTGCACCAACGACGATGGCGTAAATGCGCCGGGCCTCAAAGTGATCGAGGAGATCGCCGATCAGTTGTCCGATGACGTCTGGATCGTGGCGCCGGAACTCGATCAGTCCGGCGTCTCGCATTCACTGTCGCTGAACGATCCGCTGCGCCTGCGCGAAATCGGCCCGCGCCTTTTCGCGGTGCGCGGCACGCCGACCGATTGTGTCATCATGGGATCGCGGCATGTGCTCGGTGACAAGCAGCCGAACCTTGTGCTCTCCGGCGTCAACAAGGGCCGCAACGTCGCGGAGGACGTTGTTTATTCCGGCACCATTGCCGGTGCGCTGGAAGGCACCATCCTCGGGCTGCCGTCGTTTGCGCTGTCGCAGGAATTCGGCGGCCCGCAAAATCGCGACAAGCCGATGTGGGACGTTGCGCGCGCATTCGGTGCCGATGTCATCCGCAAGGTGATGAGCGTCGGCGTGCCGACCGATACGGTGATCAACATCAACTTTCCGGCCTGTGCGCCGGAGGAGGTGAAGGGTGTTGTCGTCACGCGGCAGGGCAAGCGCAATCAGGGCTTCCTGCGCATCGACGGCCATTACGATGGCCGCGGCAATCCGTATTACTGGATCGGCTTCGAGAAATTTCCGGTGCCGGATATTCCGGGTGAGGGCACTGACCTCGCGGCGCTCGAAGGCAATTACGTCTCGGTCACGCCGCTGCGGCTTGACCGCACCGACATGCGGTTCTCCGAGCAACTCGCAAATCTCTTCAATACGCCGTAG
- the yajC gene encoding preprotein translocase subunit YajC, producing the protein MLITPAYAQAAAGGDTNSMLMSLLPFVMIFVIMYFLILRPQQRKAKEHTNLVKNIRRGDTVVTNGGLVGKVTKVVDDEQIEMEVSDGVRIRQMRQMIAGVRSKGEPASEASGS; encoded by the coding sequence ATGCTCATTACCCCCGCCTACGCCCAGGCTGCCGCAGGCGGCGACACCAACTCGATGCTGATGTCGCTGCTGCCGTTCGTGATGATCTTCGTCATCATGTACTTCCTGATTTTGCGCCCCCAGCAGCGCAAGGCGAAGGAGCATACGAACCTCGTGAAGAATATCCGCCGCGGCGACACGGTCGTCACCAATGGCGGCCTTGTCGGCAAGGTCACCAAGGTGGTCGACGACGAGCAGATCGAAATGGAAGTGTCGGACGGCGTGCGCATCCGCCAGATGCGGCAGATGATTGCCGGCGTCCGCTCCAAGGGCGAGCCCGCTTCCGAGGCCTCGGGAAGCTGA
- a CDS encoding response regulator, whose translation MANNGERRRSVFLVEDEVMIRMMVSDMLEDLGYHVAAEAGDIDEAIRLVQCTNFDIAILDVNVNGKVISPVAEAVHKRNRPFVFATGYGVQGLPEKYRDRPALQKPFQMDTLAKMIESILRGEAA comes from the coding sequence ATGGCGAACAACGGCGAACGGCGTCGATCGGTATTCCTGGTCGAAGACGAAGTCATGATCCGCATGATGGTCTCCGACATGCTGGAGGACCTTGGCTATCATGTCGCGGCCGAGGCTGGCGACATCGACGAAGCCATCCGTCTCGTTCAGTGCACCAATTTCGACATCGCGATCCTCGACGTCAACGTCAACGGCAAGGTGATCTCACCGGTTGCCGAGGCGGTGCACAAGCGCAACCGGCCATTCGTGTTCGCAACGGGTTATGGCGTGCAGGGCCTGCCGGAGAAATATCGCGACCGCCCGGCGCTGCAGAAGCCATTTCAGATGGACACGCTCGCGAAGATGATCGAGTCCATCCTGCGCGGCGAAGCGGCCTGA
- a CDS encoding protein-L-isoaspartate(D-aspartate) O-methyltransferase yields MSASGRSAREKLNFQLGLRRRGISDQAVLRALEDVPREQFVEPHDKEVAYADTALGIACGQTISQPYVVAYMTEQLRTHPRHRALEIGTGSGYQAAVLSRLCRQVVTVERYRTLADTARARLAALGCRNVEVVVGDGYDVPDTLGTFDRIIVTAAMETIPDSLMERLEPDGIMLVPVGPPEGVQQLVRLRKGADGVEQEDLIPVRFVPALVGLAKEL; encoded by the coding sequence ATGTCGGCATCAGGACGATCGGCACGTGAGAAGCTGAATTTCCAGTTGGGTTTGCGGCGGCGCGGCATCAGCGATCAGGCCGTGCTGCGCGCGCTGGAGGATGTGCCGCGCGAGCAGTTTGTCGAGCCCCACGATAAAGAAGTGGCCTATGCCGACACCGCGCTCGGCATCGCCTGCGGCCAGACCATCAGCCAGCCTTACGTTGTCGCTTACATGACGGAGCAGTTGCGCACGCACCCGCGCCACCGCGCACTCGAGATCGGCACCGGCTCGGGCTATCAGGCGGCGGTGTTGTCGCGGTTGTGCCGGCAGGTCGTGACGGTCGAGCGTTATCGCACGCTTGCCGATACGGCGCGCGCGCGTCTCGCCGCGCTCGGCTGCCGCAATGTCGAGGTGGTGGTGGGCGACGGTTATGACGTGCCGGACACGCTCGGCACGTTTGACCGCATCATCGTCACCGCGGCGATGGAGACGATCCCGGACAGTTTGATGGAGCGGCTTGAGCCGGACGGCATCATGCTCGTGCCGGTAGGCCCGCCGGAGGGCGTGCAGCAACTCGTGCGGCTGCGTAAAGGCGCGGACGGCGTCGAGCAGGAAGATTTGATCCCGGTGCGCTTCGTTCCGGCGCTCGTGGGGCTCGCTAAAGAGCTGTGA